One genomic segment of Schistosoma mansoni, WGS project CABG00000000 data, supercontig 0416, strain Puerto Rico, whole genome shotgun sequence includes these proteins:
- a CDS encoding DNAj homolog subfamily B member, putative yields STRNKQPDKEFTKTQIDSLRKVLACKNYYEILGVSQTASDEEIKKAFKLHALKFHPDKNRAPGAAEAFKKIKKAYEVLTDPDKRQRYDQYGAEEEQVRSPQVHRHGDTFFQYDADVFTMFFNGGFPFSQVYRDHRHRPHRSRESERESNYFVYVQLIPLIILFGLSFFSNLFVKDPYFSLTKSNKYYMERHTGTHKVPYFVKKTFEQDFSGNIIHLESQVEEEYISNLRFRCFREKDYKENLLFRARYYGDDASYDRAMQLHMPNCDRLSEILAT; encoded by the exons TCTACCAGAAATAAACAACCGGATAAGGAATTCACTAAAACCCAAATAGATTCGTTGAGGAAAGTACTGGCTTGCAAAAATTACTACGAAATTCTTGGAGTGTCGCAAACTGCATCAGACGAAGAAATTAAAAAGGCTTTTAAACT TCATGCCCTCAAGTTTCATCCTGACAAAAACAGGGCCCCGGGTGCAGCAGAAGcgtttaaaaaaatcaagaagGCGTACGAAGTGTTGACAGATCCGGATAAACGCCAGCGTTATGACCAATATGGTGCGGAAGAAGAGCAAGTCAGGTCACCTCAAGTTCATCGACACGGGGACACGTTCTTCCAATATGATG CTGATGTCTTCACCATGTTTTTCAACGGAGGCTTTCCGTTCTCACAAGTCTATCGTGATCATCGCCACCGACCTCATAGGTCACGAGAATCAGAGCGTGAA AGTAACTACTTCGTTTACGTCCAGTTGATCCCGTTGATAATTTTGTTTGGCCTGTCTTTCTTCAGTAATCTTTTTGTAAAGGATCCATATTTCAGCCTAACCAAATCAAA CAAATACTACATGGAACGTCATACTGGAACACATAAAGTACCTTATTTCGTCAAGAAAACATTCGAGCAAGACTTTTCTGgcaatattattcatttagaaAGTCAAGTAGAAGAGGAATATATCAGCAACCTTCGATTTCGATGTTTCCGAGAAAAAGATTATA AGGAGAATCTCTTATTCCGTGCTAGATATTATGGTGATGATGCTAGTTACGATAGAGCTATGCAGCTCCATATGCCAAATTGTGATCGTCTATCAGAAATATTGGCTACATAA